From the genome of Leptolyngbya iicbica LK, one region includes:
- a CDS encoding NAD(P)/FAD-dependent oxidoreductase produces the protein MTIRSPSPQRDRIVIIGAGFGGFQAAQSLAGAAAEVLLIDRNNYHTFVPLLYQVATAQLEPSLVAYPVRTKLRGMHNVRFLQAEVKRVDFHHKLVDLGDNLIPYDYLVVATGATFHDYGVPGVAEHAFTLKSLRDALRLRNHVLQCCEQAAFTSDDQERQRLMTFAIVGGGATGVELAGALAEWLRGAVRRDFPELTNWGRVVLLQSGSSLLPEFSQRLGNYTHRHLGRLGVQVHLNAKVTACSDQGIELSDGDAIAAATVVWAAGVTANPPTLAQPSHQKAKGKLALRETLQLVEHDNVYAIGDVAYFEQSGEALAGVAPAALQQGVAVARNLRRQLASESPRPFRYLNKGRLAIIGGYGGVGSVLGINFGGWLAWLMWLLVHVVYLPGYRSRLLVLLTWVQNYIMGDRALRQLSAQTYFKS, from the coding sequence ATGACTATCCGCTCCCCATCCCCCCAGCGCGATCGCATCGTCATTATTGGCGCGGGTTTTGGCGGCTTTCAGGCGGCGCAGTCTTTGGCTGGGGCCGCTGCAGAAGTCTTGTTAATTGACCGCAATAACTACCACACGTTCGTGCCGCTGCTCTATCAGGTCGCGACCGCCCAGCTAGAGCCCAGTCTGGTGGCGTATCCCGTGCGGACCAAGCTGCGGGGCATGCACAATGTGCGCTTTTTGCAGGCCGAGGTCAAGCGCGTCGATTTTCATCACAAGCTGGTGGATTTAGGGGACAACCTGATTCCGTATGACTATTTAGTCGTCGCAACGGGGGCGACCTTTCACGACTATGGCGTGCCAGGCGTCGCCGAACATGCCTTTACGCTCAAGAGTTTGCGCGATGCGTTGCGACTGCGTAATCACGTGCTCCAGTGTTGTGAGCAAGCGGCGTTTACGAGCGATGACCAAGAACGTCAGCGACTGATGACGTTTGCGATCGTGGGGGGCGGCGCAACTGGCGTCGAGCTGGCGGGCGCCCTGGCCGAATGGCTGCGGGGAGCCGTGCGTCGCGATTTTCCAGAGTTAACGAACTGGGGCCGCGTGGTGCTGTTGCAATCAGGTTCTAGCTTGTTGCCTGAGTTTTCGCAGCGGTTAGGCAACTACACCCATCGCCACCTCGGGCGGTTAGGCGTGCAGGTTCATCTCAATGCCAAGGTGACGGCGTGCTCTGACCAGGGGATTGAGTTGTCTGACGGTGACGCGATCGCGGCTGCCACCGTGGTGTGGGCGGCTGGGGTCACGGCAAATCCTCCGACGCTGGCCCAGCCCAGCCATCAAAAAGCCAAGGGCAAACTGGCACTGCGAGAGACGCTGCAACTCGTTGAGCATGACAACGTGTATGCAATCGGCGATGTGGCCTACTTTGAGCAGTCTGGTGAGGCCTTGGCTGGTGTCGCCCCCGCAGCCTTGCAGCAAGGAGTCGCGGTAGCGCGTAATCTGCGGCGACAACTGGCTAGCGAGTCGCCCCGTCCCTTTCGCTATCTGAATAAAGGACGCTTGGCGATCATCGGCGGCTACGGCGGGGTCGGGTCAGTGCTGGGGATCAACTTTGGCGGCTGGCTGGCCTGGTTGATGTGGCTGTTGGTGCATGTGGTTTATCTGCCAGGGTATCGGAGCCGACTTTTGGTCTTGCTCACCTGGGTGCAAAACTACATCATGGGCGATCGCGCCCTGCGTCAGCTATCGGCCCAGACTTATTTCAAGTCTTGA
- a CDS encoding DoxX family protein, whose protein sequence is MKYLPLVARIALALVFLNAGIKHLMGFSGFADMIGQTLPLAPLLAIGTIVFQLLGAASLIFGYKVNIGATLLILFLIPATLIYHNPLVDSAELTAFLKNLGLIGGLLLVIYIGAGAASVDGQTKRPEQPREMTPSGR, encoded by the coding sequence ATGAAATATTTACCCTTAGTGGCTCGTATTGCGTTAGCCCTAGTGTTTCTGAATGCAGGCATTAAGCATTTGATGGGCTTTTCGGGATTTGCTGACATGATTGGTCAGACTTTGCCGCTGGCTCCGCTACTCGCGATCGGCACGATTGTGTTTCAACTATTAGGAGCGGCTTCTTTGATTTTTGGCTACAAAGTCAACATTGGAGCCACCCTCTTAATTTTGTTCCTGATTCCGGCGACGCTGATTTATCACAATCCACTGGTAGACAGTGCTGAATTAACTGCCTTTCTCAAGAACTTAGGTCTGATTGGCGGCCTATTGTTGGTGATTTACATAGGAGCAGGAGCCGCAAGTGTCGATGGTCAAACTAAGCGACCTGAGCAGCCCCGAGAAATGACGCCTTCGGGACGTTAA
- a CDS encoding DUF3352 domain-containing protein yields the protein MFAKKPPLVVTIGTTSLLLLAGALAYGGLRWRTLQARGLPAGVRAVPQSAVAAVTLSTNPEQWDQMRQFGTPETQATFDQKLAEWRDRWLRQYDLSFAADIAPWVGPEVTLAWVPPNAASSDADPGENLVGGEQRLLLLPIADPEAAQISAAALPLAATDDNSIEYRGVTLHQLASPEAATDTVFVGLLGTRLILVAEDETVAQQAIDAYKGGKNLADLAEYRRSFEQIGVTQAFSKLYVNIPAATRLLAQTSQPTLPSTLIESFQETRGLAATITLETQGLQVRSTSWFGEDSDRTYVNTNVPAQLPDYVPRDTLVFASGGNFQQFWQDLSDRRNWGALTALNPDNLSLALQGSTGLTLSEDLLPWLQGEFALALVPPSMDRVQDDATPLPNPSLVALAQVSDRLAAEQAFAQLDDVVENRYRFTISDESAGEVELVRWTSPFESTMLSRGWLDSSIAFLALGVGTDETIVPQPRRSLAQSPLFQLTTGDAPYPNNGYFFVNLKALTQTEGNLFVPDLPVENQGVLKAIEALGVTATVLDEQRLRYDLYLVLTRGNRPGPLPSSPAAESSESPASESPEAGTEATEESESTEPSEAESSPADAAPSDPPANE from the coding sequence ATGTTTGCAAAAAAACCGCCTCTTGTTGTCACGATTGGAACCACCAGCTTGCTGCTATTAGCCGGAGCGTTGGCCTACGGCGGCTTGCGGTGGCGCACCCTGCAAGCACGGGGCCTGCCAGCGGGGGTGAGGGCTGTGCCCCAGTCAGCCGTCGCGGCAGTGACCCTGTCCACCAATCCCGAGCAGTGGGATCAGATGCGGCAGTTTGGCACCCCCGAGACCCAAGCCACCTTTGACCAAAAGCTGGCGGAGTGGCGAGATCGCTGGCTGCGCCAATATGACCTTTCCTTTGCTGCCGACATTGCCCCCTGGGTGGGGCCAGAAGTCACGCTTGCGTGGGTGCCCCCCAATGCCGCCAGTTCGGACGCCGACCCCGGCGAGAACCTGGTCGGGGGGGAACAGCGGCTACTTTTGCTGCCGATCGCCGATCCAGAGGCCGCCCAAATTTCGGCCGCAGCGTTGCCCCTGGCCGCCACCGATGACAACTCAATTGAGTATCGCGGCGTTACCTTACATCAATTAGCATCCCCCGAAGCGGCGACTGACACGGTGTTTGTGGGCCTGCTGGGCACTCGCCTGATTCTCGTCGCCGAGGATGAAACCGTCGCTCAGCAAGCGATTGATGCCTACAAAGGGGGCAAAAATCTGGCCGACCTGGCGGAATATCGCCGCTCATTTGAGCAGATCGGCGTGACCCAAGCGTTCAGCAAACTGTACGTCAACATTCCCGCTGCGACGCGCTTGCTGGCCCAAACCTCACAACCCACGTTGCCCAGCACCCTGATCGAAAGCTTTCAAGAAACGCGCGGCCTGGCGGCGACGATCACCCTCGAAACGCAAGGGCTACAAGTCCGAAGTACCAGTTGGTTTGGTGAAGACAGCGATCGCACCTACGTGAATACCAACGTACCCGCCCAACTGCCCGACTATGTGCCCCGCGACACCCTCGTATTTGCTTCCGGGGGCAACTTTCAGCAGTTTTGGCAAGACCTCAGCGATCGCCGCAATTGGGGCGCTTTGACCGCCCTGAACCCCGACAACTTATCGCTGGCGCTGCAAGGCAGCACGGGGCTCACCCTGTCAGAAGATTTGCTGCCCTGGCTGCAGGGCGAGTTTGCCCTGGCGCTGGTGCCCCCTTCCATGGACCGCGTGCAGGATGATGCCACGCCCCTGCCCAACCCGAGTTTGGTAGCGCTGGCCCAGGTGAGCGATCGCCTCGCCGCTGAGCAAGCCTTTGCCCAACTGGATGACGTGGTAGAAAACCGCTATCGCTTTACCATCAGCGACGAGTCCGCTGGCGAAGTGGAATTAGTCCGCTGGACTTCGCCCTTCGAGTCCACCATGCTGTCGCGCGGATGGTTGGATAGCAGCATCGCGTTTTTGGCCCTGGGGGTCGGGACGGATGAAACGATCGTGCCCCAGCCGCGTCGCTCCCTAGCCCAGTCGCCGCTGTTTCAACTCACAACTGGCGATGCACCCTATCCCAACAACGGTTACTTTTTCGTCAACCTCAAGGCGCTGACCCAAACCGAAGGTAATTTGTTTGTACCTGATTTACCCGTCGAAAATCAGGGAGTCTTGAAGGCGATCGAAGCCCTCGGCGTGACCGCCACCGTACTCGATGAGCAACGTTTGCGGTATGACTTGTATCTGGTCTTGACGCGGGGCAATCGACCGGGACCATTGCCGAGCAGTCCAGCGGCAGAGTCCAGCGAGTCGCCGGCCAGCGAATCACCGGAAGCCGGGACTGAAGCCACTGAAGAAAGCGAATCCACTGAACCGTCAGAGGCAGAATCATCCCCCGCTGATGCGGCCCCCTCAGACCCTCCCGCCAACGAATAG
- a CDS encoding mechanosensitive ion channel family protein produces the protein MQEIPEYLQTAVDMITRLGLNVLAAIAIFIVGRWIAKAVRRFFRRMLSKNNTDPTLASFTANLAYYSALTVTIIAALSRVGVQTASLVAVVGAAGLAIGLALEGSLANFAAGVLLILFRPFKVGDFVEAAGVVGTVQEIQLFSTRLKTPEGKRVILPNSMVTGDKIVNNSAEGTLRVDMVIGVSYDADIDQTRQIITEVVEADPYVLSDPAPIVRVTELADSSVNFAVRPWTEAAHYLDVYFNVQENVKKRLDAEGISIPFPQQEIRLFQQN, from the coding sequence ATGCAAGAGATTCCCGAATATCTGCAAACTGCAGTTGATATGATTACGCGGTTGGGCCTGAATGTATTGGCGGCGATCGCGATTTTTATTGTCGGGCGATGGATTGCAAAAGCCGTGCGACGGTTCTTTCGTCGGATGTTGAGCAAAAATAATACCGACCCCACGCTGGCTAGCTTTACCGCCAATCTCGCCTATTATTCAGCCCTCACGGTAACCATCATCGCAGCCCTCAGTCGGGTTGGGGTGCAAACGGCTTCACTAGTGGCCGTTGTCGGTGCGGCGGGTCTCGCGATCGGCCTCGCGTTAGAAGGATCGCTGGCAAACTTTGCAGCAGGCGTCTTACTCATTTTATTTCGTCCCTTTAAGGTCGGTGACTTTGTGGAAGCAGCGGGCGTAGTCGGAACCGTGCAAGAAATTCAACTCTTTTCCACTCGACTGAAAACCCCAGAAGGCAAGCGCGTAATCTTGCCAAATTCCATGGTGACAGGCGATAAAATTGTCAATAATTCTGCCGAAGGTACGCTGCGGGTCGATATGGTAATTGGCGTTTCCTATGATGCGGATATTGACCAGACTCGACAGATCATTACTGAGGTGGTCGAGGCTGATCCCTATGTTTTAAGTGACCCGGCACCGATTGTTCGCGTCACCGAATTGGCTGATAGTAGCGTCAACTTTGCAGTGCGTCCGTGGACGGAAGCTGCCCACTATTTAGATGTCTATTTCAACGTGCAGGAAAACGTGAAAAAGCGGCTAGATGCTGAAGGAATCTCGATTCCATTCCCCCAACAGGAAATTCGCCTGTTTCAGCAAAACTAA